In Ureibacillus thermophilus, the genomic stretch TTGCCCATGAATTAGTAGAATTTGATGAACAAAACCGCAATATTGTGGAATACTTGCTCGGGAATGTTCTTGTTGCCGAGCATCTTGAGGGAGCAAGCCAAATCGCAAAATTATGCGATTATAAATACAGAGTCGTAACTTTGGATGGAGATGTCGTCAATGCAGGCGGATCGCTTACAGGCGGCTCTATGAAACAACAAAACTCTTTGTTTACTAGAAAGGCGGAATTGGAGCAATTAAAAGTTCAACTCGTTCAAATGGAACAATCTATTTCACAGGCTGAAAAAGTGCTAAGAAAGGAAAAAGAAGCATTCACTCATCTGCAGCAACAAGCGGAAACATTGAAGCAGCAAAGTGAACAATTCCGTCAAGAAGAAATAGAGTTGCATTCCAAATATGTTGAGTTAGAATTGGAAGAGAAAAACTTAAAGAACACTGTAAGCCTTGCTTCCTCTGAAAAAAATACAGCTTCTACTAGAAGGGAAGCCTTGTTAAAACAAAAAGAGCAAATGGAAGAACGGCTTCATCAATTAAATCTTGAGTTGCAGAAAGTAAACGAAACAGTGGAGAAACTGTCGAAAGCAAAAGTTCAGAGCGAAACGAAAAAAGATTTGCTTCGCGAAGAATCAGCGAAAAAACGTTCAGAACTTGCGGTTTTAGAAGAACAGTTAAATCAACTGCAAATTCAAACGGCGGAAATCGCATTAAAACGTTCAAAACTTCTTCAGCAAATCGACACTATTTCCCAAGAAATGAACTGGATTCAAAACGAGCGGGAAAACGAGATGACGGAAGAAGAAATTGAACAAGCGATTGCCGAATGTGCAGAAAAGCGCGCCCAATATTCGACCACGATTAAAGAAAACCGCAAGCTGCGTGAAGATTATCAACAGCAGCTCTCTCAATTAGATGAACAATTAAAAGAAATGCAGAGAATCCATAAAGGCTTTTTGGAACAATTGCGTTCGATGGATGTTAAGAAAAGCCGAATCGAATTTGAAATTAACAGGCTAAACAATTTATTGGATGAACAGTACGAAATTGATTTTGAAGAAGCGAAAGATGAAGCGATTGAATTGGAAGATGTGGAACGCATCCGCAAAAAAGTGAAGTTATTGAAACTTTCCATTGAAGAACTGGGACCTGTCAATTTAACGGCAATTGAAGAATATGAACGGGTATTAGAGCGGCATACCTTTTTAACAGAACAGCGCAATGATTTAATTGAAGCCCAAAAAACCTTAAATGAAACGATTAAAGAAATGGACGAAGAAATGGCTACTCGATTTAAGGAGACCTTTGAGAACATCCAGCAGCAATTCCGGGAAGTGTTCCGTGAACTGTTTGGCGGCGGCCATGCAGATTTAATCTTATTGGAGCCTGAAAATTTATTAGAAACAGGCATTGAAATTGTCGCTCAACCTCCAGGGAAAAAGCTGCAAAATCTAAACTTGCTTTCTGGCGGCGAACGGGCATTAACGGCGATTGCTCTATTATTTGCCATTTTAAATGCCCGCCCTGTGCCATTTGCCATTTTGGACGAAGTGGAAGCGGCGCTGGATGAAGCAAATGTCGAACGATATAGCCGATATTTAAAGAAATTAAGCCGACATACGCAATTTATTGTCATCACCCATCGAAAAGGGACGATGGAAGGAGCCGATGTATTGTATGGCATTACAATGCAGGAATCGGGCGTGTCGAAACTTGTTTCAGTGAAATTGGAAGATGAAGTAGTACTTGTAGGACAAAGGAGCGAAGAAACATGAGCTTTTTTAAACGATTAAAGGAAAAATTAACGGGTAAAACATCAGAAGAACAAATTCAACAGGAAACGATTGAAGAAACAACGGAAGAAAAGGAAGAGGTTGAACAACCGATTGCTGATGTAGCAGCTGAACCTGAACAAGAACATCCATTAGCACAAGCAGAACAGGTTGAAGAAACTGTAGAGGAAGAAACGAAAGCTGTTGAAGAAGAACAAGCAGAAAAAGAAAAGAAACCATCCGCTTGGTCCATTACGCAAAAATTTAAAATGGGTCTTGCCAAAACTCGCGATACATTCACTTCCAAAGTGAACGATTTAATTGCCCGCTATCGAAAAGTGGATGAGGAGTTCTTTGAAGAGTTGGAAGAGATATTGCTGCAAGCCGATGTGGGATTTGAAACTGTCATGGAGTTGATGGATGAACTCCGCTTTGAAGTGCAGCGAAAAAATATGAATGATACAGAAGGCATTTATGAAATCATTTGCGAAAAATTAGTGGAAATCTACGAAAAAGGCGAAGAAGGTATTTCCGAATTGAATTTGCAACCGGAAGGCGAATTGACAGTCATTTTATTTGTCGGAGTAAACGGCGTAGGAAAAACGACAACTATCGGAAAACTTGCCCACCGTTTGAAAAACCAAGGGAAAAAGGTGATGCTTGCTGCCGGTGATACGTTCCGTGCCGGCGCCATTGAACAGCTTCAAATCTGGGGCGAACGGGTAGGCTGCGAGGTTATTAAACAATCAGAAGGCTCCGACCCGGCTGCGGTGATTTATGATGCCATTAACGCTGCGAAAAAGCGTGGTGTAGACGTGCTGATTTGCGATACAGCAGGACGCTTGCAAAATAAAGTGAACTTAATGAAAGAGCTGGAAAAAATTCATCGTGTGATATCCCGCGAAATTCCGAATGCGCCGCATGAAGTATTGCTTGCACTTGATGCAACGACAGGCCAAAATGCCCTCATCCAGGCGCAAACTTTTAAAGAAGCTACCAACGTGACAGGGATTGTATTAACAAAACTAGACGGTACAGCAAAAGGAGGCATTGTGTTAGCCATTCGAAACAAACTCAATATTCCGGTGAAATTCGTAGGGCTTGGCGAAAAAATCGACGACTTGCAGCCATTTGATCCAGAACGCTACGTTTACGGCCTATTTGCTGATTCATTAGATAAAGAATTGAGTAAAGAGGAATAATAAGTAAAACATACTTAGATTAGTAGTACAAACCAAGGCCAAGGTTTGTGCTGCTATTTTTTTTATAGTAGAAGTGAAGAAAAGTCGACCAGCCTCAGGGATTTTTAGAAGGTGAAATCAATCATACACGAAGAGATTTTGAACAACATAAGCGAATAGTAGATATTACATCACTTGATGACCAAGCACCAGACATTGTATTTGAAGCAACAGGTGTTTATTCAAAACCGATGGAAGCATTTTTAAAAGATTACGGTTATGCATATTATCCCCTTGAAGCGAACTGACAAATGGCGAAGATGCGTCGACATAAAACCGATATAACCGATGCTCATGAATTCGCCAAAACACAGCACTCGCCCCGTCACTCCAATCAATTTTTTACAAAAACCCTTTCAGCTGCTTTTGGTTATGTTCCAGCATCTTTCGTTTTAAGAAATAACAATGTATCAAATTCCGCTGATAAATTTTCGGATGAACATTTTTATTAAAGGAATTTTACTTGACACACCTATTCAAAATCGATATGATACAGTAGAAAAACTATGATTGGAGAGACATTCGATGTTACTGGAAAAAACGACGCGGATGAATTTTCTCTTCGACTTTTATCAAGCCTTGTTGACGGATAAACAGCGCGCCTATATGGAGCTTTATTATCTAGACGACCTTTCATTGGGCGAAATTGCTGAAAGCTATAAAGTTTCCCGACAAGCTGTATATGATAATATCCGCCGTACAGAGGCAATGCTTGAAGAATATGAAGAAAAACTGAAATTATTCGAAAAGTTCCAAAAGCGTCAAGAAACCATTGAAAAACTAGTCTCCGCTATTAAAGAACAAGCGCCTATTGAAGAACAATTACAATTAATCGATCAATTAAAAGAAACGGATTAGGAGGCGAAAAGTTTGGCATTTGAAGGATTATCAGAACGACTCCAGAGCACAATCCAGAAAATCAAAGGCAAAGGAAAAGTAACGGAAGCAGACGTTAAACAAATGATGAGAGAAGTGCGTCTTGCTTTAATTGAAGCCGATGTCAACTTGAAAGTTGTTAAAGACTTTGTCAAACGAGTAAGTGAGCGGGCGATCGGCTCCGAGGTTATGAAAAGTTTAACACCTGGTCAACAAATTATTAAAATCGTAAAAGATGAATTGACAGAGTTGATGGGTGGTGAGCATAGTCAAATTAAATTTAATCCAAAGCCTCCAACGGTGATTATGATGGTCGGCCTGCAAGGGGCAGGTAAAACAACGACGACGGGAAAATTGGCAAATCTGCTAAGAAAAAAATACAATCGAAAACCGCTCCTTGTTGCTGCTGACGTTTATCGTCCAGCGGCCATCCAACAATTGGAAACATTAGGGAAACAGCTCTCCATTCCAGTGTTTTCCCTTGGTGCGGATGTTTCTCCTGTGAAAATTGCCGAAGAAGCTATTGAACATGCAAAGAAAGAACATTTTGACGTGGTCATTATCGATACAGCTGGTCGATTACATATCGATGAACAATTGATGGACGAATTAAAAAATATTCGTGCCCTGAAAGAGCCCGATGAAATATTCTTAGTTGTGGATGCAATGACTGGTCAAGATGCAGTGAATGTGGCCCAAAGCTTCAATGATGCACTCGGCATTACCGGCGTTATCTTAACAAAGTTGGACGGCGATACTCGCGGTGGTGCAGCACTTTCCATTCGTGCCGTTACTGAAAAGCCGATCAAATTCGTCGGTATGGGCGAGAAAATGGATGCCCTAGAACCATTCCACCCAGAGCGCATGGCTTCCCGAATTTTAGGAATGGGGGATGTCCTTTCTTTAATTGAAAAAGCCCAGGCCAATGTCGATTTAGAAAAAGCGAAAGAGCTTGAAGAAAAATTTAAAACGCAAACCTTTACTTTTGATGATTTTATTGAACAGCTGAAAGCCGTTCGAAAAATGGGACCGTTAGAAGATTTGCTTAAAATGATTCCGGGGTTTAGCAAAATCAAAGGTTTAAATAATATTCAAATTGATGAAAAGCAAATCGACCGTCTTGAGGCGATTATTTATTCCATGACGAAAGAAGAAAGGGAGCATCCGGAAATCATCAATGCGAGCCGAAAAAAACGGATTGCCAAAGGTTCTGGAACATCCATTCAAGACGTCAATCGACTGCTCAAGCAATTTGAAGATATGAAAAAAATGATGAAGCAAATGGCAGGCATGACACAAGGCAAAGGCAAGAAGAAAATGAAAATTCCAGGCATCGATTCATTTTTTAAATTTTAATTTATACTGTTAAGAAAAAACACTTTACAAACAATTAAAACACTGTTATTATTCTATCTTGTGTAAAACTAATTCGGAGGTGCTAAATTAACATGGCAGTAAAAATTCGTTTAAAACGTATGGGAGCAAAAAAATCTCCTTTCTATCGTATTGTAGTTGCTGATTCTCGTTCTCCACGCGATGGACGTTCAATTGAAACAGTAGGCTACTACAA encodes the following:
- the ftsY gene encoding signal recognition particle-docking protein FtsY; its protein translation is MSFFKRLKEKLTGKTSEEQIQQETIEETTEEKEEVEQPIADVAAEPEQEHPLAQAEQVEETVEEETKAVEEEQAEKEKKPSAWSITQKFKMGLAKTRDTFTSKVNDLIARYRKVDEEFFEELEEILLQADVGFETVMELMDELRFEVQRKNMNDTEGIYEIICEKLVEIYEKGEEGISELNLQPEGELTVILFVGVNGVGKTTTIGKLAHRLKNQGKKVMLAAGDTFRAGAIEQLQIWGERVGCEVIKQSEGSDPAAVIYDAINAAKKRGVDVLICDTAGRLQNKVNLMKELEKIHRVISREIPNAPHEVLLALDATTGQNALIQAQTFKEATNVTGIVLTKLDGTAKGGIVLAIRNKLNIPVKFVGLGEKIDDLQPFDPERYVYGLFADSLDKELSKEE
- a CDS encoding putative DNA-binding protein; translation: MLLEKTTRMNFLFDFYQALLTDKQRAYMELYYLDDLSLGEIAESYKVSRQAVYDNIRRTEAMLEEYEEKLKLFEKFQKRQETIEKLVSAIKEQAPIEEQLQLIDQLKETD
- the ffh gene encoding signal recognition particle protein codes for the protein MAFEGLSERLQSTIQKIKGKGKVTEADVKQMMREVRLALIEADVNLKVVKDFVKRVSERAIGSEVMKSLTPGQQIIKIVKDELTELMGGEHSQIKFNPKPPTVIMMVGLQGAGKTTTTGKLANLLRKKYNRKPLLVAADVYRPAAIQQLETLGKQLSIPVFSLGADVSPVKIAEEAIEHAKKEHFDVVIIDTAGRLHIDEQLMDELKNIRALKEPDEIFLVVDAMTGQDAVNVAQSFNDALGITGVILTKLDGDTRGGAALSIRAVTEKPIKFVGMGEKMDALEPFHPERMASRILGMGDVLSLIEKAQANVDLEKAKELEEKFKTQTFTFDDFIEQLKAVRKMGPLEDLLKMIPGFSKIKGLNNIQIDEKQIDRLEAIIYSMTKEEREHPEIINASRKKRIAKGSGTSIQDVNRLLKQFEDMKKMMKQMAGMTQGKGKKKMKIPGIDSFFKF